A window of the Phaseolus vulgaris cultivar G19833 chromosome 5, P. vulgaris v2.0, whole genome shotgun sequence genome harbors these coding sequences:
- the LOC137835562 gene encoding cellulose synthase-like protein H1 isoform X2 has translation MIQELPPVDLFVTTADPVLEPPIITVNTVLSLLALDYPTNKLACYVSDDGCAPLTFYALVEASKFAKHWVPFCKRHNIQVRAPAKYFSDVTINKNEDSLEFRQEWLQMKEMYDNLSHKIEEVTHKTIPSQLDGEFAVFSNTEQRNHPSIIKVILENKEGLFDGLPYLIYVSREKRPQYNHNYKAGAMNVLTRVSGLMSNAPFMLNVDCDMIVNNPKIVLHALSILMDSQKGKEVAFVQCFQQFIDGIKDDPFGNQLVIEYEYIIRGMAGLQGPLYAGTNTFHRRNTIYGLYPHEIETVIKGKSEENILIQQFGSSKEFIKSATHVVGGSGYSANDITPSNFIEAATQVANCEYECGTFWGNQLGWLYGSISEDVPTGLNIHRKGWRSECCTPDPIAFTGCAPGGLLSTMIQQKRWASGLTVVFFGKHSPLMAMLFDKIQFRTGLSYFWSTNWGLCAAFLVCYVALIAYCMIANTSIFPQGLGLWIAISLFVFYNIHTLLEHLTIGLSITNWWNNQRMCVMRTTTAWFIGFLSAMLKLSGISDTVFEITEKEHTTSGADGNNADAGRFTFDESPVFVVGTTILLVHLAGMVIKLLGLQPSDSGNGSGIGEFICSTYLIVCYFPYLKGLFGRGKYGIPLTTICMSSVFALVFVQLCRSNIMS, from the exons AT GATTCAAGAGCTTCCACCAGTGGACTTGTTTGTTACAACAGCAGACCCTGTACTTGAACCCCCCATTATCACAGTCAACACTGTTTTATCTCTTCTAGCCCTTGATTATCCTACAAACAAGCTAGCTTGCTATGTTTCTGATGATGGCTGTGCTCCTCTTACTTTCTATGCCCTTGTGGAAGCCTCCAAATTTGCTAAGCATTGGGTTCCTTTCTGTAAGAGGCATAACATACAAGTGAGAGCACCCGCCAAATACTTCTCTGATGTTACCATAAACAAAAATGAAGACTCACTTGAATTCAGACAAGAATGGTTACAAATGAAG GAGATGTACGACAATCTAAGCCATAAAATAGAAGAGGTGACTCACAAAACAATTCCATCCCAACTTGATGGAGAATTTGCTGTTTTCTCAAATACAGAACAAAGAAATCATCCAAGCATAATTAAG GTTATATTAGAAAACAAGGAAGGTCTCTTTGATGGGTTGCCTTACTTAATCTATGTATCCAGAGAAAAGAGACCTCAGTACAATCACAATTACAAAGCCGGTGCTATGAATGTCTTG ACAAGAGTCTCTGGATTGATGAGCAATGCTCCTTTTATGTTGAACGTAGACTGTGACATGATTGTGAACAATCCCAAGATTGTTCTACACGCTCTGTCTATTTTGATGGATTCACAAAAAGGGAAAGAAGTTGCTTTCGTTCAATGTTTCCAACAATTTATCGATGGAATAAAAGATGACCCTTTTGGAAATCAGTTGGTGATTGAATATGAG TACATAATACGGGGCATGGCTGGACTTCAAGGACCTTTATATGCAGGAACAAATACCTTCCATAGAAGAAATACTATTTACGGTCTTTATCCTCATGAAATTGAAACCGTTATAAAAG gaaaatcagaagaaaatatattaatacaacAATTTGGAAGCTCAAAAGAGTTCATCAAATCAGCAACCCATGTTGTGGGAGGGAGTGGATATTCAGCTAATGATATTACTCCTTCCAACTTTATTGAGGCAGCAACCCAAGTTGCTAATTGTGAATATGAATGTGGCACTTTCTGGGGTAATCAG TTGGGCTGGTTGTATGGATCAATCTCAGAAGATGTACCAACAGGTTTGAATATTCACAGAAAAGGTTGGAGATCAGAGTGTTGTACCCCAGATCCAATTGCTTTCACAGGATGTGCTCCTGGAGGATTACTCTCTACAATGATACAACAAAAGAGATGGGCCTCAGGCCTTACTGTAGTCTTTTTTGGAAAGCATTCTCCTCTTATGGCCATGCTCTTTGATAAGATCCAATTCAGGACAGGCTTGTCTTATTTTTGGTCAACCAACTGGGGCTTGTGTGCTGCATTCCTAGTTTGCTATGTTGCTCTAATTGCATATTGCATGATTGCAAACACCAGTATCTTTCCTCAG GGACTTGGCCTTTGGATTGCAATTTCTCTTTTTGTGTTTTACAATATACATACTCTATTAGAGCACCTTACAATTGGGTTGTCTATAACAAATTGGTGGAACAATCAAAGAATGTGTGTAATGAGAACCACGACTGCATGGTTTATTGGATTTTTAAGCGCTATGCTTAAGCTATCAGGGATTTCAGATACTGTGTTTGAAATAACAGAGAAGGAACACACAACTTCTGGTGCTGATGGAAACAATGCAGATGCTGGAAGGTTCACATTCGACGAGTCTCCAGTTTTTGTGGTAGGCACGACGATTTTGTTGGTGCATTTGGCAGGCATGGTGATAAAGTTATTGGGGTTGCAACCAAGTGATAGTGGAAATGGGAGTGGAATAGGAGAGTTCATTTGTAGCACATATCTGATAGTGTGTTACTTTCCATATTTGAAAGGGTTGTTTGGCAGAGGAAAATATGGGATTCCCTTAACCACCATTTGCATGTCATCCGTGTTTGCATTAGTCTTTGTGCAACTTTGTAGAAGTAATATTATGAGTTGA
- the LOC137835562 gene encoding cellulose synthase-like protein H1 isoform X1: MANQEHDLPLYEKVWLKRTLQRVMDTFMLFLLFLLLSNRLFSSNTFTFPCFLAFICESWFTFTWIVILNSKWSPAITVTHPDRLLQRIQELPPVDLFVTTADPVLEPPIITVNTVLSLLALDYPTNKLACYVSDDGCAPLTFYALVEASKFAKHWVPFCKRHNIQVRAPAKYFSDVTINKNEDSLEFRQEWLQMKEMYDNLSHKIEEVTHKTIPSQLDGEFAVFSNTEQRNHPSIIKVILENKEGLFDGLPYLIYVSREKRPQYNHNYKAGAMNVLTRVSGLMSNAPFMLNVDCDMIVNNPKIVLHALSILMDSQKGKEVAFVQCFQQFIDGIKDDPFGNQLVIEYEYIIRGMAGLQGPLYAGTNTFHRRNTIYGLYPHEIETVIKGKSEENILIQQFGSSKEFIKSATHVVGGSGYSANDITPSNFIEAATQVANCEYECGTFWGNQLGWLYGSISEDVPTGLNIHRKGWRSECCTPDPIAFTGCAPGGLLSTMIQQKRWASGLTVVFFGKHSPLMAMLFDKIQFRTGLSYFWSTNWGLCAAFLVCYVALIAYCMIANTSIFPQGLGLWIAISLFVFYNIHTLLEHLTIGLSITNWWNNQRMCVMRTTTAWFIGFLSAMLKLSGISDTVFEITEKEHTTSGADGNNADAGRFTFDESPVFVVGTTILLVHLAGMVIKLLGLQPSDSGNGSGIGEFICSTYLIVCYFPYLKGLFGRGKYGIPLTTICMSSVFALVFVQLCRSNIMS, translated from the exons ATGGCCAACCAAGAACATGATCTCCCTCTCTATGAAAAAGTTTGGCTCAAACGCACATTACAAAGAGTGATGGACACCTTCATGTTATTCCTCCTCTTCTTGCTTCTTAGTAACCGACTTTTCTCATCTAATACCTTCACTTTCCCATGCTTCCTTGCTTTCATATGCGAATCTTGGTTCACCTTCACTTGGATTGTCATTCTCAACTCCAAGTGGAGTCCTGCAATCACCGTAACTCACCCAGATCGTCTCTTGCAAAG GATTCAAGAGCTTCCACCAGTGGACTTGTTTGTTACAACAGCAGACCCTGTACTTGAACCCCCCATTATCACAGTCAACACTGTTTTATCTCTTCTAGCCCTTGATTATCCTACAAACAAGCTAGCTTGCTATGTTTCTGATGATGGCTGTGCTCCTCTTACTTTCTATGCCCTTGTGGAAGCCTCCAAATTTGCTAAGCATTGGGTTCCTTTCTGTAAGAGGCATAACATACAAGTGAGAGCACCCGCCAAATACTTCTCTGATGTTACCATAAACAAAAATGAAGACTCACTTGAATTCAGACAAGAATGGTTACAAATGAAG GAGATGTACGACAATCTAAGCCATAAAATAGAAGAGGTGACTCACAAAACAATTCCATCCCAACTTGATGGAGAATTTGCTGTTTTCTCAAATACAGAACAAAGAAATCATCCAAGCATAATTAAG GTTATATTAGAAAACAAGGAAGGTCTCTTTGATGGGTTGCCTTACTTAATCTATGTATCCAGAGAAAAGAGACCTCAGTACAATCACAATTACAAAGCCGGTGCTATGAATGTCTTG ACAAGAGTCTCTGGATTGATGAGCAATGCTCCTTTTATGTTGAACGTAGACTGTGACATGATTGTGAACAATCCCAAGATTGTTCTACACGCTCTGTCTATTTTGATGGATTCACAAAAAGGGAAAGAAGTTGCTTTCGTTCAATGTTTCCAACAATTTATCGATGGAATAAAAGATGACCCTTTTGGAAATCAGTTGGTGATTGAATATGAG TACATAATACGGGGCATGGCTGGACTTCAAGGACCTTTATATGCAGGAACAAATACCTTCCATAGAAGAAATACTATTTACGGTCTTTATCCTCATGAAATTGAAACCGTTATAAAAG gaaaatcagaagaaaatatattaatacaacAATTTGGAAGCTCAAAAGAGTTCATCAAATCAGCAACCCATGTTGTGGGAGGGAGTGGATATTCAGCTAATGATATTACTCCTTCCAACTTTATTGAGGCAGCAACCCAAGTTGCTAATTGTGAATATGAATGTGGCACTTTCTGGGGTAATCAG TTGGGCTGGTTGTATGGATCAATCTCAGAAGATGTACCAACAGGTTTGAATATTCACAGAAAAGGTTGGAGATCAGAGTGTTGTACCCCAGATCCAATTGCTTTCACAGGATGTGCTCCTGGAGGATTACTCTCTACAATGATACAACAAAAGAGATGGGCCTCAGGCCTTACTGTAGTCTTTTTTGGAAAGCATTCTCCTCTTATGGCCATGCTCTTTGATAAGATCCAATTCAGGACAGGCTTGTCTTATTTTTGGTCAACCAACTGGGGCTTGTGTGCTGCATTCCTAGTTTGCTATGTTGCTCTAATTGCATATTGCATGATTGCAAACACCAGTATCTTTCCTCAG GGACTTGGCCTTTGGATTGCAATTTCTCTTTTTGTGTTTTACAATATACATACTCTATTAGAGCACCTTACAATTGGGTTGTCTATAACAAATTGGTGGAACAATCAAAGAATGTGTGTAATGAGAACCACGACTGCATGGTTTATTGGATTTTTAAGCGCTATGCTTAAGCTATCAGGGATTTCAGATACTGTGTTTGAAATAACAGAGAAGGAACACACAACTTCTGGTGCTGATGGAAACAATGCAGATGCTGGAAGGTTCACATTCGACGAGTCTCCAGTTTTTGTGGTAGGCACGACGATTTTGTTGGTGCATTTGGCAGGCATGGTGATAAAGTTATTGGGGTTGCAACCAAGTGATAGTGGAAATGGGAGTGGAATAGGAGAGTTCATTTGTAGCACATATCTGATAGTGTGTTACTTTCCATATTTGAAAGGGTTGTTTGGCAGAGGAAAATATGGGATTCCCTTAACCACCATTTGCATGTCATCCGTGTTTGCATTAGTCTTTGTGCAACTTTGTAGAAGTAATATTATGAGTTGA